Proteins from one Triticum aestivum cultivar Chinese Spring chromosome 7A, IWGSC CS RefSeq v2.1, whole genome shotgun sequence genomic window:
- the LOC123150856 gene encoding uncharacterized protein, producing the protein MHHPDVDDDDEWRLRGCDGGFLLFSLGRYSTDLAVYDPIDRTAVFFKPPHDFRPFRYAIVADEADASFLVIAIQPDPWGDDASVVFSSRTRSWAENGSVRYRFAWPHTDGIAAGRFAYWRSNTKKDCYCEAKEEILVVDTATMAWSYMTAPVAVGESYCVAHMAEHGGSVMPTVDGWSRRRSRC; encoded by the coding sequence ATGCACCACCCCGacgtcgacgacgacgacgagtgGCGCCTCCGCGGCTGCGACGGcggcttcctcctcttctccctcggcCGCTACAGCACGGACCTCGCCGTGTACGACCCCATCGACCGGACCGCCGTCTTCTTCAAGCCGCCCCACGACTTCCGCCCGTTCCGCTACGCCATCGTCGCCGACGAGGCCGACGCCTCGTTCCTGGTCATCGCCATACAGCCCGACCCCTGGGGCGACGACGCCTCGGTCGTCTTCTCCTCCCGCACCCGCAGCTGGGCCGAGAACGGCTCGGTGCGCTACAGATTTGCCTGGCCCCACACCGACGGCATTGCCGCCGGGCGGTTCGCCTACTGGCGGTCCAACACCAAGAAGGACTGTTATTGCGAAGCGAAGGAGGAGATATTGGTGGTTGACACGGCAACCATGGCGTGGTCGTACATGACTGCGCCGGTCGCGGTCGGGGAATCGTACTGCGTGGCGCACATGGCGGAGCACGGCGGGTCCGTGATGCCAACGGTGGATGGGTGGTCAAGAAGGAGGTCTCGCTGTTGA